The Enterobacter oligotrophicus sequence GCCGCCGCCATTGCGATCCTTGTAGCGATGGTCCTGTGGGCAAAAAGCCCTGATTACCGCACGCTTTACAGTAACCTTTCCGATCAGGATGGCGGTGCCATCGTCACCCAACTCACCCAGATGAACATCCCGTATCGCTTCGCCGATAACGGCGGTGCGCTTGAAGTTCCGGCAGATAAAGTTCATGAGCTGCGCCTGCGCCTGGCGCAACAGGGTCTGCCAAAAGGTGGCGCGGTGGGCTTTGAACTGCTGGATCAAGAAAAATTCGGTATCAGCCAGTTCAGCGAGCAGGTTAACTACCAGCGTGCACTGGAAGGCGAGCTGGCCCGTACCATTGAAACCTTAGGCCCGGTCAAGAGTGCCCGCGTGCACCTGGCGATGCCTAAACCGTCTCTGTTTGTTCGTGAACAAAAATCGCCTTCGGCCTCAGTGACCGTCAATCTCGAACCGGGTCGTGCGCTTGACGAAGGGCAAATCAGTGCCGTTACGCATCTGGTGTCCAGTGCGGTCGCCGGTTTACCGCCGGGTAATGTAACGCTGGTCGATCAGAGCGGACATCTGCTGACACAAAACAACAGCGCAGGCCGTGACCTGAATGATGCTCAGTTAAAATATGCTGCTGATGTGGAAGGCCGCCTGCAGCGTCGTATCGAAGCGATCCTCGGCCCGGTAGTGGGCAACAGCAACGTTCACGCCCAGGTTACCGCGCAGATTGACTTCGCCAATAAAGAACAGACTGAAGAGCAGTACAGCCCGAACGGTAATCCGTCTCAGGCCGTGATGCGCTCCCGCCAGATCAATGAGAACGAACAGGTGGGAGGCCCTTATCCTGGAGGTGTTCCGGGTGCGCTCTCGAACCAACCGGCTCCGGCTAACGCTGCGCCTATCACCACGCCTGCTGCCAACCAAAACCAGCAGAATGGCCAGCAAAATAATCAGCAGACGACGTCAACGGCGAATAACGGCGTGCCACGTAACAGCAGCCGCAACGAAACAACGAACTACGAAGTTGACCGTACTATCCGCCACACGAAACTGAACGTGGGCGATATTCAGCGCCTCTCTGTTGCCGTCGTGGTGAATTACAAAACGTTGCCGGATGGTAAACCGCTGCCGCTGACCGCCGAGCAGATGAAACAGATCGAAGACCTGACCCGCGAAGCGATGGGCTATTCCGAAAAACGTGGCGATACCCTCAACGTGGTGAACTCTCCGTTCAACTCGGTTGATGAAACGGGTGGCGAACTGCCGTTCTGGCAACAGCAGGCGTTTATCGACCAGCTGATGTCCGCAGGCCGTTGGTTACTGGTGCTGATTGTCGCGTGGCTGCTGTGGCGTAAGGGCATTCGCCCGCAGCTCCAGCGCCGTGCTGAAGCAGAGAAAGCCGCGCTGGAACAATTGAATGCGCGTGAAGATGTCGAAGAAGCCGTTGAAGTTCGCCTCAGCAAAGACGAACAAATGCAGCAGCGCCGTGCTAACCAGCGCATGGGCGCTGAGGTTATGAGCCAGCGTATTCGCGAAATGTCAGATAACGATCCGCGCGTCGTTGCGCTGGTCATCCGCAGCTGGATGGGTAACGAACATGAGTAATACGCTTACAGGTACTGAAAAAAGCGTCATCCTGCTGATGACCATTGGTGAAGACCGTGCGGCAGAGGTGTTTAAACACCTCTCCCAGCGGGAAGTACAAATCCTCAGTGCGGCGATGGCGAGCGTGCGTCAGATCTCCAACAAACAGCTGACCGACGTACTGGCTGAGTTTGAGCAGGAAGCCGAACAGTTTGCCGCGCTCAACGTCAACGCCAACGAATATCTGCGCTCCGTGCTGGTCAAGGCGCTGGGCGAAGAACGTGCCGCCAGCCTGCTGGAAGATATTCTGGAAACCCGCGATACCGCCAGCGGTATCGAGACGCTCAACTTTATGGAGCCGCAGAGTGCCGCCGACCTTATTCGCGACGAGCACCCGCAGATTATCGCCACCATTCTGGTACACCTCAAACGGGGCCAGGCGGCCGATATTCTGGCGCTGTTCGAAGAGCGTCTGCGTCACGATGTAATGCTGCGTATCGCCACCTTTGGTGGTGTCCAGCCAGCCGCACTGGCGGAACTGACCGAAGTGCTGAACAACCTGCTCGACGGCCAGAACCTCAAGCGCAGCAAAATGGGCGGCGTGAGAACGGCGGCCGAGATCATCAACCTGATGAAAACGCAGCAGGAAGAAGCGGTTATCACGGCGGTTCGCGAGTTCGACGGCGAACTGGCGCAGAAAATTATCGACGAGATGTTCCTGTTCGAAAACCTGGTCGAAGTGGACGATCGCAGCATCCAGCGTCTGCTCCAGGAAGTGGACTCCGAATCGCTGCTTATCGCCCTCAAAGGTGCCGAACAGCCACTGCGCGAGAAATTCCTGCGCAACATGTCTCAGCGTGCGGCAGATATCCTGCGCGACGACCTTGCCAACCGCGGCCCGGTCCGTCTGTCTCAGGTGGAAAACGAACAGAAAGCGATCCTGCTTATTGTTCGTCGTCTGGCGGAAACCGGCGAGATGGTGATTGGCAGCGGAGACGACACCTATGTCTGATGAGCTGTCGTGGAAACGCTGGACGCCCGACGATCTGGCCCCTCCTCTCTCTGAATTCACGCCTGCCATGATGTCGCCCGAAACGGGCGACTCAGACACTGACGAGCCTTCGCTGAGCGAAGAGGAGCAACGAGCCCAGATGCTGGCACAGCTGCAAATGCAGGCGCATGAGCAGGGTTTTAATGCAGGGCTGAATGAAGGCCGCCAGAAAGGACAGGAACAGGGTTATCAGGAAGGTCTGGCAAAAGGTTTAGAGCAAGGCATTGAACAGGCGCGTCAGCAGCAGGCACCGCTTCACGCCCGCATGCAGCAACTGGTCAGCGAATTCCAGCACACGCTGGACGCGCTGGACAGCGTGATTGCCTCACGCCTGATGCAAATGGCGCTGGAAGCGGCCCGTCAGGTGATCGGCCAGACGCCCGTGGTGGATAACGCCGCACTCATCAAACAGATCCAGGGGCTGCTCCAGCAGGAGCCGCTGTTCAGCGGAAAACCGCAGTTGCGCGTTCACCCTGATGATTTACAGCGCGTTGAAGAGAGCCTCGGTGCAACCCTCAGCCTGCACGGCTGGCGGCTGCGCGGCGACCCCTCGCTGCATCACGGCGGCTGCAAAGTCTCTGCCGATGAAGGCGATCTCGATGCCAGCGTTGCCACCCGCTGGCAGGAACTGTGCCGCCTGGCGGCACCGGGAGTCATCTGATGACCGCTCGCCTCACCCGCTGGCTCAATACGCTTGATAATTTCGAAGCGAAGATGGCACAACTGCCCTCTGTGCGTCGTTACGGTCGGTTAACCCGCGCGACCGGTCTGGTGCTGGAAGCAACGGGCCTGCAGCTTCCGCTGGGTGCCACCTGCGTGATAGAGCGCCAGGACCGGCTGGAAACGCGCGAAGTGGAAAGCGAAGTGGTCGGTTTCAACGGCCAGCGCCTGTTCCTGATGCCGCTTGAGGAAGTCGAAGGCATTCTGCCCGGCGCGCGCGTCTACGCGAAAAACAATTCCGGCGATGGTTTGCAAAGTGGCAAACAGTTGCCGCTGGGCCCGGCGCTGCTGGGGCGCGTGCTGGACGGAAGCGGCAAACCGCTCGACGGTCTGCCCTCCCCGGACACCACCGAAACCGGCGCGCTGATTACTCAGCCGTTTAACCCGTTGCAACGTACCCCTATCGAGCATGTGCTGGATACCGGCGTGCGTCCGATTAATGCCCTGCTGACCGTTGGGCGTGGGCAACGTATGGGCCTGTTTGCAGGTTCCGGCGTGGGGAAATCCGTCCTTCTCGGCATGATGGCGCGCTATACCCAGGCGGATGTGATTGTCGTCGGTCTGATCGGCGAACGTGGCCGCGAAGTAAAAGATTTCATCGAAAACATTCTGGGTGCGGAAGGCCGTGCCCGCTCGGTGGTCATCGCCGCACCTGCCGACGTATCGCCGCTGCTGCGTATGCAGGGTGCCGCATACGCTACCCGTATCGCCGAAGATTTCCGCGACCGTGGCCAGCATGTGTTGCTGATCATGGACTCCCTGACCCGTTACGCGATGGCACAGCGTGAAATCGCGCTGGCTATCGGCGAGCCACCGGCGACCAAAGGCTACCCGCCTTCTGTCTTCGCCAAACTGCCCGCCCTGGTTGAACGCGCCGGAAACGGCATTAGCGGCGGTGGCTCCATCACGGCGTTTTATACGGTACTGACCGAAGGCGATGACCAGCAAGACCCGATTGCCGACTCCGCGCGTGCAATCCTCGACGGTCATATTGTGTTATCGCGCCGTCTGGCCGAAGCCGGGCACTATCCGGCCATTGATATCGAAGCCTCAATCAGCCGCGCCATGACGGCACTGATCACCGAGAAGCACTACGCCCGCGTGCGTAACTTCAAACAACTGCTCTCCAGCTTCCAGCGTAACCGCGATCTGGTGAGCGTTGGGGCGTATGCCAAAGGCAGCGACCCAATGCTCGACAAAGCGATTGCCCTGTGGCCACAGCTGGAGGCGTTTTTGCAACAAGGCATTTTTGAACGCGCCGACTGGGAAGACTCAATTCAGGCTCTGGAACTGATTTTCCCGCAGGTGTAACACAGGTGGAGGGCGAAGGTCATGGCGCAAAACAGCGCGTTATCAACGCTAAAAGATCTGGCTGAAAAAGAAGTTGATGATGCCGCATTGCAGCTTGGCGCAATGCGACGCGGATGTCAGCAGGCTGAAGAACAGTTGAAGATGTTAATTGACTATCAGCATGAATATCGCACCAACCTTAATACCGATATGACAAAGGGCATTGGCAGCCAGCGCTGGATTAACTATCAGCAGTTTATCCAGACGCTGGAAAAGGCGATAGAGCAGCATCGCCAGCAGCTAAACCAGTGGACTGAAAAAGTCGATAACGCGCTGAATTTCTGGCGCGAGAAAAAACAGCGGCTGCAGGCCTGGCAAACGTTACAGGACCGGCAGGTAGCCGCGACAACCCTGGCGGAAAACCGCCTGGATCAGAAAAAAATGGATGAGTTTGCCCAGCGCGCATCAATGAGGAAACCGGAATGATCACACTGCAACAACTGCTGATGACCGACAGTGACCTGTCAGGCAGCACGCAGATGGGGAAAGGCACCGAGGGTGCACAAGATTTTCTCTCCCTGCTGGCGGGCGCGCTTACCGACGCCACTGGTCAGGGCAAGGATGCGACGCTGACCCTGGCTGACCTGAAAGCCGCCGGAAGCAAGCTGGCGAAAGCGGCGCAGAAGGAAGATGGCGAGGCCACCCTGCAGGCAAAAATTGCCGACCTGCTTTCGCGTCAGGATACCCTGACCGGCGATGACGCTGCGCAAACCAATGCGCTGCAGACGCTGATTTCCGGATTGGTCCCGACGACACACAGCGACGCCCTGAAATCATTGACCGGCGCAGCACCCCAGGATGAGCGTAAAACCGAGCTGAATGAAGAAGAGCTGGCAGGCTTAAGTGCACTGATGGCGATGCTGCCACACCAGCAGACCGCCACCGCGATGACGCCACAGGCCAGCGGCATCGATGGGGTGAGCACCAAAGCACTTGCAACGTCGACGCTGGCACAGACCGGCGTCGGTCAACAGCCTGCGACGCTGAACAATACTGCCGGGCATGAAAAAGCGCAGTCTCCCTATCAGGCACTGACGCCAGACGATTCACAACCGGTTACAGCCTCCGTCACACCTGCCGTGGCGGTGGTTGCTGAGAAGCAGGATATTGCAAGTAACGCCTCATCCACGACGCCGACCTCAACACTGGCCCCGATTGTCAGCAGCCAGGCGACAGCACAGCCTGCCGCAACCGTGGCTACCGCGCCAGTGCTGAGCCAGCCGCTCGGAACCAGCGAATGGCAGCAGACGCTGAGCCAGCACATCACGCTATTCACTAAGCAAGGGCAACAAACAGCGGAACTGCGTCTGCACCCGAAAGATCTGGGTCAGGTGCAAATTTCGCTCAAGCTGGATGATAACCAGGCCCAGCTGCAGATGGTTTCTCCACACAGCCATGTGCGCGCCGCGCTGGAAGCGGCTCTGCCGATACTGCGCACTCAGCTTGCTGAAAATGGCATTCAGCTATCGCAAAGCAGCGTCAGCAGTGAGAGCTTCGCCGGGCAGCAGCAGTCATCTTCTCAGCAGCAACAGCAGGCGTCGCGTTCCGGTCAGCATGGCGGCTTTAATGAAGAGAGCGACGAGTTATTGCCGACGCCTGCCGCACTGCAATCTGCCGCACGTGGCAACAGTGCCGTAGACATCTTCGCCTAAACGCCAGAGGTAACGTGATTATCTCCGTCTTTTCCACGCTTTGACCTAAGCCGGACACGGGATAATCACCTTATTAAGCTGTACCGAAACAGGAAGCTCGTATCAGATGACTGACTCCGCTATCACCAAAAAAAGTAAGCGTTCCATCTGGGTTCCGCTGCTGGTGTTGATCACGCTCGCCGCCTGCGCTACTGCGGGCTATAGTTACTGGCGTATGCAGCAGGAAC is a genomic window containing:
- the fliI gene encoding flagellar protein export ATPase FliI, whose product is MTARLTRWLNTLDNFEAKMAQLPSVRRYGRLTRATGLVLEATGLQLPLGATCVIERQDRLETREVESEVVGFNGQRLFLMPLEEVEGILPGARVYAKNNSGDGLQSGKQLPLGPALLGRVLDGSGKPLDGLPSPDTTETGALITQPFNPLQRTPIEHVLDTGVRPINALLTVGRGQRMGLFAGSGVGKSVLLGMMARYTQADVIVVGLIGERGREVKDFIENILGAEGRARSVVIAAPADVSPLLRMQGAAYATRIAEDFRDRGQHVLLIMDSLTRYAMAQREIALAIGEPPATKGYPPSVFAKLPALVERAGNGISGGGSITAFYTVLTEGDDQQDPIADSARAILDGHIVLSRRLAEAGHYPAIDIEASISRAMTALITEKHYARVRNFKQLLSSFQRNRDLVSVGAYAKGSDPMLDKAIALWPQLEAFLQQGIFERADWEDSIQALELIFPQV
- the fliJ gene encoding flagellar export protein FliJ; translation: MAQNSALSTLKDLAEKEVDDAALQLGAMRRGCQQAEEQLKMLIDYQHEYRTNLNTDMTKGIGSQRWINYQQFIQTLEKAIEQHRQQLNQWTEKVDNALNFWREKKQRLQAWQTLQDRQVAATTLAENRLDQKKMDEFAQRASMRKPE
- the fliK gene encoding flagellar hook length control protein FliK; amino-acid sequence: MITLQQLLMTDSDLSGSTQMGKGTEGAQDFLSLLAGALTDATGQGKDATLTLADLKAAGSKLAKAAQKEDGEATLQAKIADLLSRQDTLTGDDAAQTNALQTLISGLVPTTHSDALKSLTGAAPQDERKTELNEEELAGLSALMAMLPHQQTATAMTPQASGIDGVSTKALATSTLAQTGVGQQPATLNNTAGHEKAQSPYQALTPDDSQPVTASVTPAVAVVAEKQDIASNASSTTPTSTLAPIVSSQATAQPAATVATAPVLSQPLGTSEWQQTLSQHITLFTKQGQQTAELRLHPKDLGQVQISLKLDDNQAQLQMVSPHSHVRAALEAALPILRTQLAENGIQLSQSSVSSESFAGQQQSSSQQQQQASRSGQHGGFNEESDELLPTPAALQSAARGNSAVDIFA
- the fliG gene encoding flagellar motor switch protein FliG — translated: MSNTLTGTEKSVILLMTIGEDRAAEVFKHLSQREVQILSAAMASVRQISNKQLTDVLAEFEQEAEQFAALNVNANEYLRSVLVKALGEERAASLLEDILETRDTASGIETLNFMEPQSAADLIRDEHPQIIATILVHLKRGQAADILALFEERLRHDVMLRIATFGGVQPAALAELTEVLNNLLDGQNLKRSKMGGVRTAAEIINLMKTQQEEAVITAVREFDGELAQKIIDEMFLFENLVEVDDRSIQRLLQEVDSESLLIALKGAEQPLREKFLRNMSQRAADILRDDLANRGPVRLSQVENEQKAILLIVRRLAETGEMVIGSGDDTYV
- the fliH gene encoding flagellar assembly protein FliH: MSDELSWKRWTPDDLAPPLSEFTPAMMSPETGDSDTDEPSLSEEEQRAQMLAQLQMQAHEQGFNAGLNEGRQKGQEQGYQEGLAKGLEQGIEQARQQQAPLHARMQQLVSEFQHTLDALDSVIASRLMQMALEAARQVIGQTPVVDNAALIKQIQGLLQQEPLFSGKPQLRVHPDDLQRVEESLGATLSLHGWRLRGDPSLHHGGCKVSADEGDLDASVATRWQELCRLAAPGVI
- the fliF gene encoding flagellar basal-body MS-ring/collar protein FliF, with the protein product MSATAASTAPQNKSLEWMNRLRANPKIPLIVAGAAAIAILVAMVLWAKSPDYRTLYSNLSDQDGGAIVTQLTQMNIPYRFADNGGALEVPADKVHELRLRLAQQGLPKGGAVGFELLDQEKFGISQFSEQVNYQRALEGELARTIETLGPVKSARVHLAMPKPSLFVREQKSPSASVTVNLEPGRALDEGQISAVTHLVSSAVAGLPPGNVTLVDQSGHLLTQNNSAGRDLNDAQLKYAADVEGRLQRRIEAILGPVVGNSNVHAQVTAQIDFANKEQTEEQYSPNGNPSQAVMRSRQINENEQVGGPYPGGVPGALSNQPAPANAAPITTPAANQNQQNGQQNNQQTTSTANNGVPRNSSRNETTNYEVDRTIRHTKLNVGDIQRLSVAVVVNYKTLPDGKPLPLTAEQMKQIEDLTREAMGYSEKRGDTLNVVNSPFNSVDETGGELPFWQQQAFIDQLMSAGRWLLVLIVAWLLWRKGIRPQLQRRAEAEKAALEQLNAREDVEEAVEVRLSKDEQMQQRRANQRMGAEVMSQRIREMSDNDPRVVALVIRSWMGNEHE